CTTCTTCAACAACTTTGCGCATCACATTGTAATCTTTATCCCAGCGGCGATTTTGGTGAACAGTTAAAATGCGGCCTGTTTTCTCACTTTCAGCTACCATATCATCCCAATCAGCCACTGACATAGTGGCTGGTTTTTCGACCATGACATGCAGACCTGCATTCATCGCTTTGATCGCTAATTCTTTATGAACGTCATTAGGTGTTGCAATAACCACAAAGTTCATGCCATCATGTTTTAAAAACGCCTCTAACTGATCATAAGCATCAATACCGTTTTCTTTTGCCATGTCTAAACGTTTTGGATCAACGTCATATGCGGCAACGACGTCTACTCCAGCGCGAGGGGCATATTCACCGTGCCAATAACCCATCCCCCCGTAACCGATAATACCAAGTTTCATTCCCATGTCTCCACTCTCCTTACGAATTCTACACCCACCAAGCTTCCGTAGGCTTCTCTGCAATGAGGACTGATTTTAGGTTTGTTACGGCTCGTTGGAAGCCTTCTTCAATGGACATGAGTGGATCTTCATGTTCAATACTGACAACATAGTCATATCCATAAGTACGTAATGCACTGATCATATCTGACCACTCTTGAAGGCTATGACCACACCCTACTGAGCGGAATGTCCATGCTCTTGTCCGAACATCTCCATAAGGTTGCATATCTGTTAATCCGTACATATTGACATTTTCTTGATCAATGTACGTATCTTTTGCATGAAAGTGGTGAAGCGCCTTTTCTTTACCTAAAATTTTAATTGCTGCTACTGGATCAATACCTTGCCACCACATATGACTCGGATCAAGGTTAGCACCGATGGCGTCGCATGTGGCCTCTCTTAATTTTAAAAGTGTGTATGGCGTATGGACTAAAAACCCACCATGAAGTTCTAAACCAATTTTCACGTCATGGTCTTGTGCGAACTTACCAACTTCCTTCCAATATGGAATGAGTTTTTCTTCCCACTGCCACGTCAACACATCACCATATTCATTTGGCCACGGTGATACCGGCCAGTTTGGATACTTTGCTTCATCAGAATCTCCGGCTGTTCCAGAAAAACAATTCACAACCGGAACATTCATCAAGTTAGCCAGTTTAATCGTTTTCAATAATGTTTCATGTGATTCTTTTGCAAATGATTTTTCTGGAGAAATCGGGTTACCATGACAGCTAAAAGCACTAATTTGGATGCCGCGAGACGCCACTTTTTCTAAATAATCTTTGCGTAATTCTTCACTATCTAATAGCTCATCGAGTTGACAATGGGCATTTCCTGGATAACACCCCGTACCGATTTCTACCGCTTGGACGCCTGATTTTTGAACACTATCTAACATGTCTTCAAAATTATTTTGCGAAAATAAAACTGTGAACACACCTAATTTCATAACGAATAACCTCCTCATTAATCATAACCATTCGCTATAACTCTTTCATGAGTCATGCGTTGGTCATATTGCCATCTTCCATTAATGGTGGCCTTGTACTTGTCGCTATATTTTAATAATTTTGCTCGTTTCTTGTGATTCAAGCGCCGCTAATACGACTTGAAGAGAATGCAATCCTTCTACACCTGATACTGGCGATTCCTCTTGATTCATAATTGAGTTTACAAAGAGGTCAATCACTTCTGAAGATGTTTGGCCCCCGGCTTCATTCGTTTGAATTTGACCAAGCTCATATTTAGCCACTTCACCGTTTTGATAGTGAATAATAAGAGAATCAACGGGATCATCTAATAAACGCATAATCCCTTTTTCACCATAAATGACCGTTGCATTATCTTCTTGGGAAACATATGACCAGCTTGCTGCTAACGTCCCGATAATGCCACTTTGTGACTTCAGTACACAAACGGCTGTATCATCCACATCAGCCTTTTTCTTAGAACTTGTTTCAACAAATGCGCCTACTTCAACAAACTCTTCATCTAAAAGAAATCGTAATAAATCAGTTTTATGGACACCAAGGTCACCTAATGCGCCAATAAACGCTTCTTCTTTTTTGAAAAACCAGCTATCAGCGCCGTCTGCACTCCAGCCTTCTGGCCCACCATGACCAAAAGCAGTACGGAAGCTATAAATTTTCCCTAGCTCACCGTCTTCAATTAATTGTCTCGCTTTTTGATGAGCTGGGACAAAACGTTGATTATGAGCGATCATGAGCTTTTTACCAGATGCTATTGCAGCTTGAATCATGTCTTCTGCTTCTGCTTTGGATGTTGCCATTGGCTTTTCACATAACACATGTTTGCCAGCATTTAATGCTGCGATCGACATCGGTGCGTGCAAGTAGTTTGGGGTACAAACACTAACCCCATCAATCTCCTTATTGGCAATTAACTCTTCATATTTGGTGTACGCTTTTGCTTCATATAACGCTGCAAATTCAGCTGCGCGATCTTTTACAATGTCACATACAGCAACAATGTCTACTTGTTCATTCTGCGCATACTCAACCAGGTGGCGATGCTGCGCAATACTCCCACAACCTATCACTCCGATTTTTAATTGAGGCATATCGGTTTCTCTCCCATTCTTTTATTAGTTTTTAATGATTTCTAAAGGTTTTGCATTGCCATAAACAGGCTTTGGTCGTTTCGTAGGTATGGCCCACTGAACCGCGTTTTTAATAACCTGTTGAATATCTTTGTGGTAATAAGTTGGATACGTTTCATGTCCAGGTCGGAAATAAAAAACTTTCCCTTTTCCTCTTCGGTAAGTGCACCCACTTCTAAACACTTCTCCTCCTTCAAACCAGCTTAAAAACAGGACTTCTTCTGGAGGAGGAATATCAAAATGTTCCCCATACATTTCTTCTTTTTCAAGCTCAATATAGTTGCCTATTCCTTCTGCAATCTGATGGCTTGGATCAATTACCCATAACCTTTCTTTTTCGCCAGCTTCCCGCCATTTAAGATCACATGTCGTCCCCATTAGTGATTTGAAAATTTTCGAAAAGTGACCTGAATGAAGAACGATTAGACCCATTCCACTAAGGACACGTTGTTTTACTTTTGCAACGACTGCATCATCTACTTCCTCATGAGCCATATGTCCCCACCAAAGCAATACATCCGTTTCATTTAATACGTCATCAGTAAGGCCATGTTCGTCATCATCTAATGTGGCGGTTATCACCTCAAAATCTTCCTTTAAAAAGTGAGCAATTGCGCCATGAATGCCTTCTGGATAAATGTCTCTAACAAGCGGATTTTTTTGTTCATGACGATTTTCATTCCATACGGTCACCTTGACCATGTTGATTCTCTCCTCACCTTTGTTTTAGTCACCATTTAAGTAAAATCGGCCATGACTTTCTGTGTCCTTCATCATTTTAAACTCGATAGTGCCATTTCTTTTCAATGTCATTATCAATTTTCTTATTTCCTATTTGACTTCATCATAAGCGATATAACTTCTAAGAAAAATAGATTATCTAATTAAAACATGCACTATTTTGCTATTTCCTATAATGGTGTTTCATGATGTCATCATCCTAAGACACCCTTTCATGAAATAATCTTAATAAAGCTAGTTGGAAAATAACAGTAACGACGAGTGAAAGAGCTAAGAAGCATCTAGTCATACAGTGCGTTTGGGAATGAAACTAGGTGAGGCTTAAATCTTAAATGTTTTAAGGGCGATAGTCCCCACTTAACGGGGAGGTGGGAACGTTTAATCAGGTGGCGTCGAGACGCCACCTGAATTCGATGTTTCAGCTTGCTGAAACAAGTTCGCGAAAATGACGGTCGTTGTGAAGGCAGTCTGAAGAGGACGAAAGGCTTTTTGGCGAAGAAAAGGTGAAAATAAGTTTCATCACGCTCATAGTGGCGAGCTTGAGGAAATACACACACGAGAATACACCAGAAATCCTCGTATTATCTAACTAAAAAGCTTCCGACTATCATGTTGATTAGCGGAAGCTTTTTCACTTGAATGAACGCCTTTGTCTCAGCTTGTTAGTCATTATGTTTACTGTTTTTACTATGTCGATGAATGTTTGAGTAGTTATTTCTTTAAAATAACTGTTGTATACCCAGGTATTTTTATTACGTTATCTTTCAATCTAATATCATCTAATTCTCCGAGATAGAAAAAATAGTTTGTATACTCAGTTAGGTCATCACTAAGGTTGATTTCTTTCGTTACATTGCTTAAGTTGTGTATAACAAGTTTTTCTTCATTTTCTGCTATTCGTTCAAATGAGACTATCCCATCTTCTGTAATAGATGTGCTTTTTATTTCACCCATAATTAATGCTTCACTAGCTCGACGGGCATAAATTAAGGATTTATAGTGATGGAGCAGGGAATTTTCATCTTGTAGTTGGCTTTCTACATCAATGCCATTGTCAGTGTCATTACTATGATAACGATCAGCTCTCCATGTCGTTTGCTTTGTATCTTCTGAATCTTTGTACCACCTCATCGGCAAACGGATGTCTTCATCAGGCTTCTCACCTTCCATACCGATCTCTTCCCCATAATAGAGATAAGGGTTTCCTGGTAATGTTAATAATAACGAGGCGGCCATTCTAGCATGATTCATATTATTGGCTAGTTCACTCATCGTTCGGTTCATATCATGGTTGGTAATAAAAGTTGAATCGATAAAATCTTCAGACTTTGTAGTGAAGTAATGTCTTGTTTTTTCCAGTTCTGTCACTAGTCCTGCATCACTTTCCGATTTTACAGAAGTTAATATGTGTCCCGATAAATCAAAATTAAAAGCGGAGTGTAAGCCACCATCTAAATAGGGTGCAACAACATCTGCTGTATCCCAAATTTCGCCTACAAGAATCACATCGGGATTAACTTTTTCCATTTCAGTTCTAAATTCTCGCCAAAACTGGTGGTTTTTCTCTTGATAATCATCTCCGTGGTAAGAACTGTATATATGTTTGGCAGCGTCTAACCTGAACCCATCAACACCAACTTCTTCAAGCCAAAAAGTACCAATGTCATAAATGTCTTCTCGGACTTTTGGGTTATCCATATTCAAATCAGGCATCCCCTCCCAAAATATCCCTTCATATACATTGTTTCCTGTACCGTGCCAGACTTGTTGACCCCATTCACCTTCTTGACCAATATGTGCATCTTCATCTGCCCAAACATAGTAATCACGGTACTTTTCATCATGTTTTAATGCCGCTTGGAACCACGGATGCTCCTCACTGGAATGGTTGACCACAAAATCTTTGATGACTTTGATTCCTTTTTTGTTTGCTTCTGCAACAAATGCTTTAAAATCATCAAGTGTCCCGTAATCTGGATTTACATCCATATAATTAACAACATCATATCCATGGTAGCTAGGTGACGGGTTAATTGGCATTAACCAAATGCCTTCCACACCTAACTCTTGTAAATAATCAAGCTGTAATGTGGCTCCTTGGAAGTCACCAATGCCATCTCCTGTTGAATCATAAAAGGATCTTACAAATATTTCATAGTAGACGCCATGTGGTTCAATCGTCTTTAAATCCTCTTCGTCAAATACTAAAGGTTTATTTGTCTTTTGTAGACAGCCAGTAGACAAAATTGCGACAGTAAGTCCAGTTGTAAGAAACAGGCCTATTTTCTTAGTCATCATTTTATTCCTCCTTTATCATAATCTCTTTTGTTCGGTCTTTAACCCTTCAACTGAATTGTGTGGAACATAAGGAATAATTTAAAAAGACGAGCAAATTCCCAGTAGTAAAGGGGGGAATTAGGTAATGTTGAGTCTAGTACTATTAAAGAGGGCAGGTAGCTAAGAAGGCGTCCAACGGGCATGACCGTAAAAAATGGTTTTCAGAATGTGACCTCAATTATTGCTAATTTCTTAATTTCTATTATAATTTAGAAAGCGATTACAAAATAACGCAAACGCTTTCATTATTTGGGGTGAGGATAGTAGTATGTATATGTCTTTTGCAAGGAAAAAAGTACATGAGATTGTAACGTTTTTTACACGATAATGCCCCATTATGTTGGTCGTCATATAGCGTTCGTCAGTTGATAATACTCACATACACGCATAACGTGATTGTAGCGAGCGATTCGCCGCTAATGTCACTCGGCTAGTATTGAGCTTTCTATAAAATGACAGATAAATCCCTATCTGATCGTCATGGACTAATGTCTTCGGTAATATCATCACCTTTCTATGTGTATACTCATTTGTATAAATTTGAGGAATTATAGTTAAATAGTTCATTTTTTGTAGTATTTGTTAATGTAAAAGGCAAAAATAGTATGGTTTAATATCTAAATAAAAAGGAGGGAAGATGTTTGAATAGAACAAGTTATGATGGTTTGTAAAAGAAACATAGAGGGGGTGTTGAAAAAGGAGAGTTAGAAAAGAAAGACAAGTATAGCGTGGAATAGACATTTCCTAAGCTAGCGAACGAAGCAAGAAAAGTTAATTTTGTTGTTTTTACTGACATTTTAAACAATGTGCAAATAACTCAGAGGCTGTTGATTATTAACTAAGTAAGATGAGTTGGACTAGACATGTGAAGAGCCTGTATTTTGTAAGAGGCGGAACTGGTTGAAAATTAGGAATAGTGGTTACAGACAGATGAGATGATCGGATCAAGCGGCAAAACTGGAGAAACCTATTTATCACAAATACCGCTCGGAAAACTCACTGAATGAAGGATCGTTTTATCTTTCTTAACTAAATTATTTTTTTCACCAAAAAGGCAATCGTTTGCGCAAGAACGTGACTAGCAACCTTATAGGTATAAGAAAGGGGAATCTTCACAATGAGGACATTTGCCATTAAGAACAAAATTAAATTAGGCCACTTATCGGGAAATGGGATTAGATTTGAGATCGATGGAGAAAGTTATATCGATGCAGCATCAGGTACGTTTAACTTACCGTTGGGCTATAATCACACCGAAATGGTAGATGCATTAACAGACCAGATAAAAAAGGCTAGTCATGCAAGTTCAACCTACACCAAACCTATTGTTGAAAATGGGTTTAGCAAATTACTTGATGAAGCTCCAGAAAATATTAATAAAATTTTTATGAGAGATCTGACGGGGTCAAGTGCAAACGAAGCAGCCATTAAGATGGCGATGAAATCAAGTGGGAAGACGGGTGTATTAAGCTTGATGTTATCACATCATGGGCAGACGGCATTGACCACATCAATTTCGGGTAACGCATTTCGAAGAGAATCTTTTCCATCTTTAAATTATCAGGAGTCGCTTAAAGTACCTGCACCGTACTGTCACAGATGTTTTTACGGAAAAACTTACCCAGATTGTGGCCTTTTATGTGCAGAAAGAATTAATGATTTTATTGAATATTCCTCATCAAATCAAGTAGCTTGTATGATTATTGAGCCTGTCATGGGGAATGGAGGGAACATTGTTCCTCCAAAAGAATACTTTCAATTAATTCGTAAAATATGTGATGAGCACGATATCATCCTAATATCTGATGAAGTTCAGACAGGACTTGGCCGAACAGGCCATATGTTTGCTAGTAATCACTTTGACATGAAACCTAATATCATTACTTTAGCGAAAGGGCTAGGGGGGATTGGTATACCAGTTGCTGCTGTTCTCATGGAATCGCGCTTAGAAGTGTTTGAAAGCTATGAACACTCATTTACTTCAGGAGCAAATTTATTAGCCATATCAGCCGCACAAACTTACTTAGATGTACTGGAAAAAGAAAATATCCTTGAACATGTAAGGGGAAATGGGGAATTATTGGGAGAGGAATTAACTGAATTGATGAATCATTACCCGTTTATCTCTGATGTTAGGGGATTAGGATACATGTGGGGATTGGAAATTTCCGATCGTGAGGGGCATGAAGATCCAAAAATGACACAAAAAATAGTGGAAACAAGTCTTAAAAATGGGTTAATCCTTCGTTCCTCTCGTTATGGCTTTGGGAATGTTGTCAAAGTACGCCCTCCGCTTATAACTAGTAAAGCTGACATATATGAGATCATCGAGATGTTAAAAAAATCATTAGATGAAGTGATATAGGGAGGCGTTAGGTATGTTAGGAGTTGTTTATAACGGCCCATGGGACGTCCAAGTTCAGGACAAAAAAATTGATCTCACCATATTGCCGGATGAGGTGTTGATAAAGGTCAAAATGACAGGTATTTGTGGAACGGACCTTAATATTATCACAGGTAAATATGAAGCAGCTATACCTGGCACCATTCTTGGCCATGAGACGGTAGGGGAAGTTATTCAAATAGGTGAATCAGTCCCAAACCTTCAGGTAGGAGATCGTGTTGTCGTTGATCCCACATATTATTGTGGTCATTGTCGTTTTTGTAGAACTAATCGAAAAAACCATTGTGAAGCGAAAACGCAATGGGAAACAGGGGTAAGCAGTGATGGTGCTTTTACAAGTTATCACAAAACAAAATATTCTTTCTTATATAAGCTGCCAGACAACTTGAGTTATGAAGTAGCTACCCTGACGGAGCCCCTTAGTTGTGTCTTAACAGGGATAAAGTGCTTAACGCTTCATACCGCTATGAACATCGTTGTTATCGGTGGGGGACCGATGGGATTATTATATAGTTTGGCTTTAGCGGCAAAGGGATATTCAGGTGTAGTGGTAGAAAATCAGATTAATAGACAACATCTAGTCAAAGATGTGATAGATCCTAAATGGAGATTGGCAACGAACTTAAAAGAAACGTTAGATGTGTTTGGTGGGACAGGCACTCAAATAGATGTCGTCATCGATACTTCGGGTTGCGCTGTTCATGACTACTTACATCATCTATCTAGAGGTGGTCAAGTATTATCTATTGCACTAAAACAGCAAGTGGTTGGGATTGACCTTGGTTGGATTGCAGATGAAAGTATTAGCTTTTACGGATCGATAGATAGTCTGAACAACTCTTTCAATGAAGCTTTAGCATTATTAGCAAACGGCGCTATTCCTGGATCTAAATTAATTACTCATAAATTATCAGTTAGAAAATTTCATCAAGCAGTACAACTTTTAGGGCTGTCCCTTGAAGATAAAGCATTTCGAGCATGTGACGCAGCGATAAAGATACTCGTTCAACCTGAAGGAGAGGAAAATGAGACATAAACATCATTTTGAGGCTGTTATTTTCGATATCGACGGTGTATTAGTTGACAGTGAACATTATCATCATCAAGCAGTCAATGATATATGCAGTGAAATAGGTCACGTCATATCAATCGATAAAAGTAAAGAGTTAATAGGTTTAAGCTTAGAAGAGACGTTTGATCAACTTCAACTACGACGTGTTACCACTAATAAAAGTGAGTGGATGCAACAGGTAGAAGACAGATATGTGCAAATCATTAATCGTAAAATGGAACGGCCTTATGCTTCTGAATTAATAAAGGCGCTGAAAATCTCTGGTATAAAGATAGCATGTGTCACAACTGCAAATCGAAAAGTCGCAGAAGCGAACTTGAAAATAATAGGAGTTATGGATAGTATCTCCTGTTTAATTACTAGGGAAAGTGTTGTAAACACCAAGCCTGATCCAGAACCGTACATGAAAGCTTTGCACAAGTTGACTGTTTCTCCTAAGCACGCGTTAGTAGTTGAGGATAGCGTAATAGGTGTACAAGCAGCTCTTTCTGCACATGTTGGAACAGTTTTATTTTACCCGCATCACATGTCTAACGTTTTAGACATGCAAGATCCCGTCATTACAATCAACCGATTTACCGACTTTTCATTTTTTAATCGAACGCTGTCTCAGTTTGTAAACATATAAAAGAGGTGGGAAAAGAGATCATGAGTGAATTGACATCGAGTGAACGAAAGCATTTTGAGCAGATATTTCAGTTTTTAGAAGAGAAACGTCTTGAAAAAACCAAGGTTGACTTTTGGATTCCGGAGATTTGGAATGAAATCGGCTATAGGAATGCTGAAAAGAAGCAATCTGGGCAGATCAAAGTGAATCCTTTTCATTATTTCTTTGAATTATTTCAATATATATCGAATGGTTCTAACAATCAAAACGATAAACAAACGTTAGAATATCGAGAAGCAACCATCTATTCATCGCTTGTAAGGTACACGGCGGCATGGGATTATAATCGAGATGGTCATATTGAATCGGGAACTTTTTTACGGATGGTTATTTTAGTACCCCTATTGAAAAAAATGGGGGTAAACATCCTATATCTACTTCCTGTTAATGAATATAGTGACAGGTATCCAAAAGGTGACTTAGGATCTCCTTATGCCGTTAAGAATTATTTTCATTTGGATGCAAACTTACATGACCCTCTCTTAGATGATTTAAAAGGGTTTACGATTCATCAGGAATTTAAAGCTTTAGTAGAAGCATGTCACATGCAGGGCATAAAAGTTGTTCAAGATTTTATCCCAAAAACGGCGGCCAGAAACAGCGCATTAATATATGATCATCCAGATTGGTTCTATTGGATCTATAAAAAATATGAAAGTGGATTTCAGCCGCCAAAAATACCGGGACTAGGTGTATTCGAAGAATGTACGCATGATCATCTCGAAAGGGTATATACAGCTCCTGAGACAGAGGAACATTTAAGGAAATTTTCTTTTTCGCCAGATGTGATAAATCCAGAGTTGTGGGATAAATTGAAAAAACAATCGAAACAAACGGGAGAAGATTTATTAGAGTTAATAGAAAAAGAATTTGAGATTACGACAGCACCAGCACATTCAGATTGGATAAACGACGAGCAACCTGTGTGGACAGACATTACTTTTTTAAGGTTTTATTTAGATGAGGCACCAGAAGTACGACCTTATTTGCACACACATCAACCCCCTTATGTACTATTCGATACAATTAAATCAAATGTGTTTCCAGGGGAAATGCCTAACCATTCACTTTGGGATATTTTGGAAGAAGTCATCACATTTAATTTATTAGAGTACGGGGTTGATGGATTTAGAATAGATATTGGGCACGCTCTACCAGTGTCCTTGTTGCAACACTTGTTTCACATTGTACGAGAAAAGAAGCCGGACGCGATTTTAATTAGTGAAGAGCTTTTTAACAAAAATCATAAGAGGACGTTTGAATATGGTTACACCATGATGCTTGGCAGTGGTTGGGAGATGATGACTAGGGTGAACAAGCCGGATCTTATTGACTATATCAAAGAGTTACCATCATTAAAGTTGCCTATATTTGCTTGTGCCGAAACAGCTGATACCCCGAGAATAGTGAGTAGACCCGGTGGGGTGAAGTTGGCACGGGCTATGGCAGTATTTAATCATTTCCTGCCAAATGGTGTTCCGTTTATTACGACGGGGCAAGAAGTAAATGAACGACAACCGTTGAATTGTGGACTCTCAGATAATACTGGTGGGGAAAGTATCCCAAGAGCTTTTTTCAATAAAATGATCATTGATTGGACCAATCAAGGTGCTCCTGCGATGATTCACCTATTAAAAAGATTAGATACCTGTAAAAAAAGGCATCGAGACTTATTGTTGGCTGAAAATTTTTTTGTGGCAGACTCGCCTGAGGATCTGGTTGTCTATGGCTATGAAAATGAAGAGAACGTACTACTTTTATGTTTAAATATAGGGGCTCAAAGAACTTGCGTGACACTAAACCAATTTGTCTCTTCGTGCTTTTCTTATGACATGATGATTCATACAGAAGAACAAGTTGCCGAGCAAAGTGTTAACCATAGCGAGCTTATGGCGATTAACCCACTCCAAGCTGCCATTTTCTCTGGAATGAAAAATGTGGAGAGTGTTTGAGTGGTGATAATTTATCACACTCTTAAGGGGCAGTAAAACCCCCACCTCAAAACTTAAGAAGATGGATAGGTTAGGTGGGGGATAAACTGCCCCTAAAGGTCCGATAAGTTAAACTAACAATCAGTGGGGGATGAAGGAAAACGCCCACTGATTGAAGCTTAGCTTTATCACAGATAACCGTCCGTAACCCTCCTGGCTCAAAATAGAAGGGAGAGCTACCTCTATATGGGTGGGGGTAACGGCCGCTAATGTCCTGATTAACTCAACTACCAATCAGTGGGAGAAAAACGAAAACGCCCACTGATTGAAGGTTCGTTTTATAGTATGTTCAGACTGAAAAAGGTTTGTTTCACTCTAATGGTCATCAACGTTATTATATAGAACAAGGAAGTTAAAGGGGTACAACAATATGGATAAGAAGTTTTTGAAAACGGTATTAGCAATAGCTATACCGGTTTCGTTACAAGCTGTTATTATGGCCTCGCTTAATATGACAGACCAAGTCATGATTGGTCAACTAGGTGATGCATCGATTTCTGCGGTAGGTATTTCAAATAAACTCTTTCGAATTTTGCTATTTGTTTTAACAGGTATAGCCTCTGGTGTATCTATTTATGTGGCGCAATACTGGGGGAGTAAAGATCGGTCAATGGTTAGGCACGTGTTGGGATTGGGCTTAGTCATCGGTGGCGCGATTTGTTTGCCCTTTACCATCATGACATTCTTTTTCAACGAGCATATAATGAGTTTGTTTACGAAGGATATGGCCATTATCGAGGCAGGAAGTATCTACTTGCAAATTGTCAGTTTAAGTTATATACCAATGATGTTAACGGTCATCTATTCAGCTGTTTTACGTAGTACACGACATGCCCAATTGCCTATGATCATGAGCGGTGTTTCTGTTGGGCTCAATGTATTATTGAACTACATGCTTATCTTTGGAAATTTTGGTTTACCTGAATTAGGTATTCAAGGCGCTGCAGTTGGAACATTAATTGCACGAACAATTGAATTTACCATGATGCTGGCTATTATATATGCTCGTCGCCTACCAGGTGCCTATTCCTTTTTTGACGTGCTTCAAATTGATAAAGTTTTAATGAAAAAGTTTGCTATCACCACCTATCCCATTGTGTTAACTGAATTCTTTTGGGCAACAGGTGAAGCAACGTACGGTGTGGTCTATGGGCGGATGGGAACTAGTGAGATTACAGCAATGGCTGTATCAGAACCGATACAATTATTAAGTATCGGTTTAGCGTCAGGTATTGCAAGTGCTGCTACCGTTTTAGTCGGGAACTTATTAGGTGGCAACCAGAATGACGAGGCATTTTTATATGCAAAGCGATTGTTTAAAATGGGTTTGATCGTGACGATCAGTTTATCTGGTTTGATTATTTTATGCGCAAGCGTATATGTGTCATTGTATCAAATTTCCCCTGAAGCACACGATCTTTCCATCGCCGTTATTATCGTTTTTGCACTATTATTTTGGGTCAAAGTGTCAAATATGATTGTGGCTCATGGTGTTTTAGCTAGTGGAGGCGATACAAAATATTTGTTTGTAATTGATACGACAACGACCTGGGGATTTGGGGTACCTGTAGCATT
The Salipaludibacillus sp. LMS25 DNA segment above includes these coding regions:
- a CDS encoding Gfo/Idh/MocA family protein, with protein sequence MPQLKIGVIGCGSIAQHRHLVEYAQNEQVDIVAVCDIVKDRAAEFAALYEAKAYTKYEELIANKEIDGVSVCTPNYLHAPMSIAALNAGKHVLCEKPMATSKAEAEDMIQAAIASGKKLMIAHNQRFVPAHQKARQLIEDGELGKIYSFRTAFGHGGPEGWSADGADSWFFKKEEAFIGALGDLGVHKTDLLRFLLDEEFVEVGAFVETSSKKKADVDDTAVCVLKSQSGIIGTLAASWSYVSQEDNATVIYGEKGIMRLLDDPVDSLIIHYQNGEVAKYELGQIQTNEAGGQTSSEVIDLFVNSIMNQEESPVSGVEGLHSLQVVLAALESQETSKIIKI
- a CDS encoding ThuA domain-containing protein, which gives rise to MVKVTVWNENRHEQKNPLVRDIYPEGIHGAIAHFLKEDFEVITATLDDDEHGLTDDVLNETDVLLWWGHMAHEEVDDAVVAKVKQRVLSGMGLIVLHSGHFSKIFKSLMGTTCDLKWREAGEKERLWVIDPSHQIAEGIGNYIELEKEEMYGEHFDIPPPEEVLFLSWFEGGEVFRSGCTYRRGKGKVFYFRPGHETYPTYYHKDIQQVIKNAVQWAIPTKRPKPVYGNAKPLEIIKN
- a CDS encoding alpha-amylase family glycosyl hydrolase: MMTKKIGLFLTTGLTVAILSTGCLQKTNKPLVFDEEDLKTIEPHGVYYEIFVRSFYDSTGDGIGDFQGATLQLDYLQELGVEGIWLMPINPSPSYHGYDVVNYMDVNPDYGTLDDFKAFVAEANKKGIKVIKDFVVNHSSEEHPWFQAALKHDEKYRDYYVWADEDAHIGQEGEWGQQVWHGTGNNVYEGIFWEGMPDLNMDNPKVREDIYDIGTFWLEEVGVDGFRLDAAKHIYSSYHGDDYQEKNHQFWREFRTEMEKVNPDVILVGEIWDTADVVAPYLDGGLHSAFNFDLSGHILTSVKSESDAGLVTELEKTRHYFTTKSEDFIDSTFITNHDMNRTMSELANNMNHARMAASLLLTLPGNPYLYYGEEIGMEGEKPDEDIRLPMRWYKDSEDTKQTTWRADRYHSNDTDNGIDVESQLQDENSLLHHYKSLIYARRASEALIMGEIKSTSITEDGIVSFERIAENEEKLVIHNLSNVTKEINLSDDLTEYTNYFFYLGELDDIRLKDNVIKIPGYTTVILKK
- a CDS encoding zinc-binding dehydrogenase, which produces MLGVVYNGPWDVQVQDKKIDLTILPDEVLIKVKMTGICGTDLNIITGKYEAAIPGTILGHETVGEVIQIGESVPNLQVGDRVVVDPTYYCGHCRFCRTNRKNHCEAKTQWETGVSSDGAFTSYHKTKYSFLYKLPDNLSYEVATLTEPLSCVLTGIKCLTLHTAMNIVVIGGGPMGLLYSLALAAKGYSGVVVENQINRQHLVKDVIDPKWRLATNLKETLDVFGGTGTQIDVVIDTSGCAVHDYLHHLSRGGQVLSIALKQQVVGIDLGWIADESISFYGSIDSLNNSFNEALALLANGAIPGSKLITHKLSVRKFHQAVQLLGLSLEDKAFRACDAAIKILVQPEGEENET
- a CDS encoding sugar phosphate isomerase/epimerase, with amino-acid sequence MKLGVFTVLFSQNNFEDMLDSVQKSGVQAVEIGTGCYPGNAHCQLDELLDSEELRKDYLEKVASRGIQISAFSCHGNPISPEKSFAKESHETLLKTIKLANLMNVPVVNCFSGTAGDSDEAKYPNWPVSPWPNEYGDVLTWQWEEKLIPYWKEVGKFAQDHDVKIGLELHGGFLVHTPYTLLKLREATCDAIGANLDPSHMWWQGIDPVAAIKILGKEKALHHFHAKDTYIDQENVNMYGLTDMQPYGDVRTRAWTFRSVGCGHSLQEWSDMISALRTYGYDYVVSIEHEDPLMSIEEGFQRAVTNLKSVLIAEKPTEAWWV
- a CDS encoding aspartate aminotransferase family protein translates to MRTFAIKNKIKLGHLSGNGIRFEIDGESYIDAASGTFNLPLGYNHTEMVDALTDQIKKASHASSTYTKPIVENGFSKLLDEAPENINKIFMRDLTGSSANEAAIKMAMKSSGKTGVLSLMLSHHGQTALTTSISGNAFRRESFPSLNYQESLKVPAPYCHRCFYGKTYPDCGLLCAERINDFIEYSSSNQVACMIIEPVMGNGGNIVPPKEYFQLIRKICDEHDIILISDEVQTGLGRTGHMFASNHFDMKPNIITLAKGLGGIGIPVAAVLMESRLEVFESYEHSFTSGANLLAISAAQTYLDVLEKENILEHVRGNGELLGEELTELMNHYPFISDVRGLGYMWGLEISDREGHEDPKMTQKIVETSLKNGLILRSSRYGFGNVVKVRPPLITSKADIYEIIEMLKKSLDEVI